CACGTTCACCATCGCGTTCAGCAACGGCCAGTCCGCGATCGCGTCCGAGCCGTCCAGCATGCCTTCGGTCTCCCGGTACGGCGAGGCCACGCTGCCGGTGTCGAGGTGGTCGCGACCGATAACGATCGGCGCCTCGAGCTCACCGGAGGCCACCATCTCGTTGAACCGCAGCCCGGCCTTGTCGCGCTCGCCCTGGCCGAGCCAGCAGATCCGGGCCGGCAGCCCCTGGAACGCGACCCGCTCGCCGGCCAGCTTGATCCACCGGCTCAGGTGCTCGTTGTCCGGGAACAGGTCCAGGATCGCCTGGTCGGTCTTCGCAATGTCCGCCGGGTTGCCGGACAGCGCCGCCCACCGGAACGGGCCCTTTCCTTCACAGAACAACGGCCGGATGTACGCCGGCACGAAGCCGGGGAACTCGAACGCGCGGCTGTACCCCGCCTTCCGCGCCTCGTCCCGGATCGAGTTGCCGTAGTCGAACACCTCGGCGCCCGCGTCCTGGAACCCGACCATCGCCTCGACGTGCCGGGCCATCGACTCCTGAGCCTGCTCGGTGAACCCGGCCGGGTCCTTCTCGCGCGCGGTCACCCAGTCCTCGAACTCGACGCCGACCGGCAGGTACATCAACGGGTCGTGTGCCGACGTCTGGTCGGTCACCACATCAAGGGGAGCCCCTCGGCGCAGCAGATCGGGCACGATCGTCGCCGCGTTGCCGAGCACACCGATCGACAACGGCCGCCGCGCCGCCTTGGCCTCTTCCGCCAGTCGCAGCGCCTCGTCCACGGACGACGCCCGTACGTCGAGGTAGCGGTGCTCGATGCGCCGGTCGATCCGCGAGGAGTCGACGTCGATACAGATCGCGACGCCATCGTTCATCGTGACGGCCAGCGGCTGCGCGCCACCCATGCCGCCGAGACCGGCGGTGAGCGTGACCGTGCCGGCCAGGGTGCCGCCGAACTTCTTCTCCGCGACCGCGCCGAACGTCTCGTAGGTTCCCTGCAGGATGCCCTGCGTGCCGATGTAGATCCACGACCCGGCCGTCATCTGGCCGTACATCGTGAGCCCCATCGCCTCGAGCTTGCGGAACTCCTCCCAGGTGGCCCAGTCACCGACCAGGTTCGAGTTCGCGATCAGCACCCGCGGTGCCCACTCGTGGGTCTGCATCACGCCGACCGGGCGGCCGGACTGGACGAGCATCGTCTCGTCGTCCTTGAGCGTGGTCAGGGTGCGCACCATCGCGTCGAACGAGTTCCAGTCGCGGGCGGCCTTGCCGGAACCGCCGTACACGACGAGTTCGTCAGGGTGCTCCGCGACCTCGGGGTCGAGGTTGTTCTGCAGCATCCGCAGCGCGGCTTCCTGCTGCCAGCCACGGGCGGTCAGGGTGGTGCCGCGAGGCGCGCGTACGGGACGGGGTCCGGACATGGGTGATCCAGCCTTTCTAGGAGAGCGGGCCGGTGACGGCCTCGGCGGCGGTGAGGTAGGTGCTGTTAGCAACGAGTTGGACGGAGTGCTCGAGCTCGGGAGCGAGATGACGGTCCGTCCCCGGTCCTTCGACGTACTCACGGAGCGCGGCCACGACCGCGGCTGTCGCCGGGGCCGGGGTCAGCGGCGCGCGCAGGTCGAGCGCCCGCGCGGCCGTGAGGATCTCGATCGCCAGAACCCGTTGCAGGCCGTCGACCGACTTCCGCAGCTTGCGCGCGGCGGACCAGCCCATCGAGACGTGGTCCTCCTGCATCGCGCTGCTCGGGATCGAGTCGACGCTGGCCGGTACGGCGAGGCGCTTCAGCTCGGAGACGATCGCGGCCTGCGTGTACTGCGCGATCATGTGGCCGCTGTCCACGCCCGGATCGTCGGCCAGGAACGCGTTCAGGCCGTGGTTGCGGGCGACGTCGAGGAAACGGTCGGTACGTCGTTCGCTGATGCTGGCGAGGTCCGCGACGGCGATCGCGAGGAAGTCGAGCACGTATCCGATCGGTGCTCCGTGGAAGTTGCCGTTGGACTCGACCCGACCGTCCGGGAGGACGACCGGGTTGTCGATCGCGGCGGCGAGCTCGTGGCCGGCGACGCTCGCGGCGTGCGCGGCGGTGTCGCGGGCGGCACCGTGGACCTGGGGCGAACATCTGAGGGAGTACGCGTCCTGGACCCGGTTACAGTCCGGACCGCGGTGGCTGGCGACGATCGCGCTGTCCTTGAGGATGGCGCGAAGGTTGGCGGCGGACGCGGCCTGGCCGGGGTGCGGACGAAGCGCCTGTAGGTCCTCGGCGAACACCCGGTCGGTCCCGAGCTGGGCCTCGACGCTCATCGCCGCGGCGAGGTCGGCGGACTTGAACAGCCGGTCGAGGTCAGCGAGCGCGAGGAGCAGCATGCCGAGCATGCCGTCGGTCCCGTTGATCAACGCGAGGCCTTCCTTCTCGGCCAGGACGATCGGTGCGAGGCCGTGCTTCTGGAGGGCTTCGCCGGCGTCGAGAAGGTTGCCGTCGGCATCGCGGACCTTGCCTTCGCCCAGGATCGCGAGCGCGACATGGGACAGCGGTGCGAGGTCGCCGGAGCATCCGAGGCTGCCGTACTCGTGGACCACCGGCGTCAGGTGCGCATTGAGCAGACCGGCGTACGCCTGGGCCGTCTCGACCTTCACACCGGTGCGTCCGGTGGCGAGGGTCGAGAGCCGGAGCAGGGCCAGCGCCCGGACGACCTCGGTCTCCACCTCGGGTCCGGAGCCGGCCGCGTGCGAGCGGATCAGGCTGCGTTGCAGCTGCGCCCGGAGGTCCGGTGCGATGTGCCGCGTGGCGAGCGCGCCGAACCCGGTCGAGACCCCGTAGTGCGGGGTGTCCGCGTGGGCCAGCGCCTCGATCGCGGCGCGCGACTTCGCGATCTCCTCGAGGGCCTGGTCGTCGATCCGTACCTGTGCGCCGTACCGCGCGACCGCGACCACCTGGGCCGGGGTCAGCGGTCCGACGCCGACATCCACTGTGTGTTCCACCCGAACATTGCACCGCGCCGGATCGCTCCTGGACAGCAGCGCCGTACCACTATTCGTCTCGGATCTGAGACAGCTGTCGCGACCCTCGGTAGCCGTAGAGTCCTGCCATGGTGTTCGAGATCCGGACGGCGCGTCCGGAGGATGCGGTGGGGATCGCCCGGGTCTGGGCCGCGACGATGCCACAACTGGTGAAGACGGCACGGGCGATCGAGCTGCAACTGCAGCACGGTCGCAGCCAGGAGGCGCTGATCGCCGTCGACGGACCGGACGTGGTCGGGTACGCGAGTATCTACCTGCCGCCGGCGGATGCCGAGGCGCCGCGGGTGCGGGTCACGCTCCAGGTGCCGCCGGAGTACCGCAAGCGCGGGATCGGGAGTGCTTTGACGACCGCGATCACCGAGCGGGTCGCGGAGCTCGGCGCCGGGCGGTTGCTGGTGGTCGTGAGTGCCGACGACGACTCGCAGGCGTTCGCGACGAAGCGCGGGTTCATGATCGGCCGACAGATGTCACACTCCGCTGCCGACCTGACCGCGGCGCGCGAGCCGGTCGCCCCGCCGGAGGGTCTGCGGGTGGCGACGTACGACGAACTGGATCCGCGGCAGTTGTACGACGCCGAGGTCCAGGTACGCGACGACGACCCGAGCGGGCTGTCGGGCGGACCGGCGTACGAGGAATGGGTGCGTACGTCGTGGTCGAACCCGGACAACCGGTACGACCTGAGTGCCGCCGTACTGGACGGCGACCGGGTGCTGTCGTTCGTGACCACGACGGCGGATCCGGACCGGAAGATGATCTGGTCGAACCTGACCGGGACGATCCCCTCGGCGCGTGGCCGCGGGCTGGCGAAGGTGGTGAAGTCCGTGGCGCTCGCCCGCTCACGGGATGCCGGGTTCACGGTCGCGTCGACCGGGAACGACGCAGCGAACGAGCCGATGCTCGCGGTGAACCGGTGGCTCGGCTACCAGGAGACCGGGGGCGCCTGGACCGCGGAGAAGGAACTATGAAACGGCTCGCGACCTCGCTGACGTTCTTCCTGGTGCTGGCGCTCGTCATCGGGTTCCTGCTGTCGGGGCCGTCGTTCATGGACTGGGGCGTGGCCGGCGGGCTGTTCGCGGTCGCGGTCGCCGGTGAGTGCTTCCGGTTCTGGCTGCGGAAGAGCCGCGCGAAGAAACGCCAATCGACCGGGATCTGAGGCAGGGCGGGGTTACAGTGCCGTTGTGAGCGGCAACGTTCCCGCCTCGACCCGT
This Kribbella sp. NBC_00482 DNA region includes the following protein-coding sequences:
- the hutU gene encoding urocanate hydratase; translation: MSGPRPVRAPRGTTLTARGWQQEAALRMLQNNLDPEVAEHPDELVVYGGSGKAARDWNSFDAMVRTLTTLKDDETMLVQSGRPVGVMQTHEWAPRVLIANSNLVGDWATWEEFRKLEAMGLTMYGQMTAGSWIYIGTQGILQGTYETFGAVAEKKFGGTLAGTVTLTAGLGGMGGAQPLAVTMNDGVAICIDVDSSRIDRRIEHRYLDVRASSVDEALRLAEEAKAARRPLSIGVLGNAATIVPDLLRRGAPLDVVTDQTSAHDPLMYLPVGVEFEDWVTAREKDPAGFTEQAQESMARHVEAMVGFQDAGAEVFDYGNSIRDEARKAGYSRAFEFPGFVPAYIRPLFCEGKGPFRWAALSGNPADIAKTDQAILDLFPDNEHLSRWIKLAGERVAFQGLPARICWLGQGERDKAGLRFNEMVASGELEAPIVIGRDHLDTGSVASPYRETEGMLDGSDAIADWPLLNAMVNVSSGASWVSIHHGGGVGIGRSIHAGQVSVADGTDLARQKLERVLTNDPAMGVIRHVDAGYDKAVEVADERGVRVPMREG
- the hutH gene encoding histidine ammonia-lyase, which translates into the protein MEHTVDVGVGPLTPAQVVAVARYGAQVRIDDQALEEIAKSRAAIEALAHADTPHYGVSTGFGALATRHIAPDLRAQLQRSLIRSHAAGSGPEVETEVVRALALLRLSTLATGRTGVKVETAQAYAGLLNAHLTPVVHEYGSLGCSGDLAPLSHVALAILGEGKVRDADGNLLDAGEALQKHGLAPIVLAEKEGLALINGTDGMLGMLLLALADLDRLFKSADLAAAMSVEAQLGTDRVFAEDLQALRPHPGQAASAANLRAILKDSAIVASHRGPDCNRVQDAYSLRCSPQVHGAARDTAAHAASVAGHELAAAIDNPVVLPDGRVESNGNFHGAPIGYVLDFLAIAVADLASISERRTDRFLDVARNHGLNAFLADDPGVDSGHMIAQYTQAAIVSELKRLAVPASVDSIPSSAMQEDHVSMGWSAARKLRKSVDGLQRVLAIEILTAARALDLRAPLTPAPATAAVVAALREYVEGPGTDRHLAPELEHSVQLVANSTYLTAAEAVTGPLS
- a CDS encoding GNAT family N-acetyltransferase, producing the protein MVFEIRTARPEDAVGIARVWAATMPQLVKTARAIELQLQHGRSQEALIAVDGPDVVGYASIYLPPADAEAPRVRVTLQVPPEYRKRGIGSALTTAITERVAELGAGRLLVVVSADDDSQAFATKRGFMIGRQMSHSAADLTAAREPVAPPEGLRVATYDELDPRQLYDAEVQVRDDDPSGLSGGPAYEEWVRTSWSNPDNRYDLSAAVLDGDRVLSFVTTTADPDRKMIWSNLTGTIPSARGRGLAKVVKSVALARSRDAGFTVASTGNDAANEPMLAVNRWLGYQETGGAWTAEKEL